The stretch of DNA GCGGTCCGTGGGAAGCGGTGTTCCGCGGCAACCGCCGATTCGGTCGCGGCGGCACGGGGCGTAGTGTGTTTCCGCTGCGCGCATTGGTGCCGCAAGGCGTACACGGCCTCTTGGCCGCCCAGAAAAACCTCGGCTACTCCAGCATCGTCGGGTCTTCCTGCCGCTTGCATGATCAATCCATCCACGCCGGGCAGGCCAGCGGCGCGGTGGCCGCCGTCAGCCTGCGTCATCAGATGGATCCCGCCGATCTGCCGTTCCAACGTCCACACCTCGCGGAAATCTGGAGGGGCCTCTTGGAGGTGAAAACCGGCGCGCCATTGGCGATTTGGCCCTTTGCAGATGTCGATCCGTACGACCGCAACTTTGTCGCCATCCAACAACTGGCCCTGCGCCGGCTGCTGCCGTTGACCGCCACCGAGACCTCCTTTCGCCCGGATCAACCCGCTTCGCCCGTCTGGATTTCAGCCGTAGTCGCCACCGTGAACAAGGCGGGATACAAGCCGCCGCAGATCACCGTGACCCGGACGGAAAAACGCCGGAACATTGCGCGCCTTGTTTGGGATCATATCCGAACCCAACCTCTCCCCACCCGCAAGCGGCAATCGAAAACCGATGCGGATGGCGACGGCATCCCGGATACCGCCGACCCGCTGCCCTTCACCGCCGGCTGGAAATCCTGGAAACGCGATTCTACAAGTGACGGGTTGCCCGATCCATTACCGACCGGCACCAAGGTGATTCGGGCGATCAATTTCACCACCAAAACCGGCAACACACCGGCCGATTTCATCAATGACATCGGCGGCCGATTCAACAAACAAACCGGCTTCGGCTGGCAACGCGACCTCACCGCTAGCACGCGGCTGCGGACGGTCGACAACAACTCTCTGCGCAGCGGATTCATCTTCACCCGCAGCCATGACGTGTGGGAATGCGTCCTGCCCAACGGCCGGTATTGGATCGAGCTTTCGATAGGCGACGCGGATCACGAACAATTCGGCCAAAACGTCACCCTCGAAGGCCAGCCCGTGCACCGTAACCTCACTACCGCCAGCGGATTCTTCGCCGAGAAACGGCTCCCCGTGGAAATTCAGGATGGCAAGCTCACCCTCGAGATCGGCCTCAAAGACAGCAAAACCAACACCTGCATCAACTGGCTCCGCATCCAGCCCCGGCCCTAACCGCAGCGGGAAACCACAAGAGGGACGAGGTGGAACTCGTCCCTCCCGGGAGGGGCAAGTTCCACCTTGCCCCATTTTATTTACTCGACGGGCTCAACAAACATTCCATTCCGCTCACACCCACAAACCGCCGCGTAGTGACGGGGCAATTATAGCCCCACACTTCAGTGTGGGGTAAATGCCCGTAAACACAAAGCACCCTGCAAGGGTGCGGTATAGAGCCAACGTTTTACAGCGCCCCTACAGGGCGCGACATTGTGTTGCCGTTCTCCCCGGGCTAAAACCCGGGGCTACAATTGCTGAACCACTGCGTGGTCCAACCAGTGGTTTTTTCTCTTCTCCTCCTCTCCTCCTCTCCTCCTCTCCTCCTTTCCCGATTAACTCTCCGCGCCTCCGCGTACGCATAAAAAAACCCGCACTGTTTTGTGCGGGTGAAGGTTGATGGTACGGCGGGGTTCCAACCTGCCGCGGCGCGCTGAGACAGCGCGCCCTTCCTAGGCGATTATTTCGGAATTTCGTTCAGCGTGTAATACGCATTCGGGTGCAGGAGTGGAAGGCCGTCCTTGGAGCGGATGCCGCCGGACACGAGATGGTGCACGTGCCCTTTCACGAGGCCTTCGACCTTGATGTGGACGCTCTTGTTGTCCGCTGCCACCGTGGCGGAGGTGACCTTGGGCGTCACGTGGTCGACTTCCGGACTGCCGTAGCTGGATTGCAGAATGTAGGTCCACGCTTTCATGGAATAGCTGGCCACATCGCCGGCGGTCTTGGGATCGACCTCGTGGGTGAAGGTCAGCTCGAAGCCGTCGGGTTTGGCGCGCATTTCATGGATTTCGAACGGCACTTTACCGGTCCAGGTTACGCGATCGAGCGCGAACCGTTTGCCGCCGCGGGCGCCCCAACCGCGATCGCTGCCGCCCACGAAGAGGGCGCCGCTGGGATCGTAGTAGGAGGGAATGTTGCCCGAGCCGAAGCCGGTCATGAACAGGATCGCCGCGCCTTGATAGACGCCGTTGACCTTTTCCAACACCACGCGGCTGACGTTTGAGTGGCTTTGATCACTGACAAGCAGTTGATTCTTGAACGGCCCAAACTTGTCGTTGTTGGCGAAGGCAAACCCGCTGGTGGAATTGCCGAGCTTGGCGTGCGGCAGCACGCAGGCCGGCGGAACGTATTCCTTCACACGCTCGCGCTCCACGGGGATGCGGCTTTTGCTGTTGGGCACCACGGGCGGGTTGGGGCCCATGTGCTTTTTCACGAGCGGCAGATCCCACCACTTGTAGCTGGCCGGATGGCTCTGAAACGAGCCCGCCTTCAGGTGCTTCAACGAGCTGGAGCCATTCCACGGGCCCTGGTTGTCCGAGTAAAACACATCGCCGAGATGGTTCAGACCAATGCCGCCGGGGCTGCGAATGCCGCTAGCGGTGGGGATCATCTCGCCTTTCTTGTTCACGCGCACACACCAGCCGCGGTAAGGAGTGTTGCTGTTGAAGGAACCGGTGAGACACAGGACCACCCACATGTTGCCTTCGGGATCAAATTGCGATCCAAAGGCGTACTCGTGGTAATCGCCGTTGATGCCCCAGCCGTCGGTGAAGGTTTCAAAGACATCCGCACGACCGTCGCCGTCCTCGTCCTTGATGCGCGTTACTTCGCAGCGTTGCGTGGCGTACAGCCAGCCGTCGCTCCAGTGAATACCAAGCGGCTCGTGCAGGCCACGGGCAAAGAGCTTCACCTTCATGTCGTCCGCCTTGCCGAGCGGATTGCTAACGGTGTAGATATCGCCGCGGCGGGTGCTGACAGCGAGGTTGCCGTTGGGCAGCATGGCAATGCCGCCGGCTTCGAGCACGACCTTTTCCGGCAACGGCACGCGGGTGAACTTGTAGTAGTCCTCCTGCTTCGGCTGAGCCTGAGTGGTGAAACCGGCCAGCAGCAGGCCGGCGATCAGTGTAAGTTTTTTCATCATCAAATCTCCTTAAACAGTTTTAGTTGAGGTCCCATTCGTATTTGGCGCGCAGGATGGCCTTGCCATCCACAATCACGGGCACCAGCAGTTCCTTGCCGTTGGCGCCATCCCGCAGGATGGGCGCGTCCGGACTATCGATTGTGAGCTTGAGGTTCTGGCCCACCTTCCAACTGTTGCCCTGTTTCTCAATGAACCCGTCGGCGGCGGCGAGATAGTAGTATTTGCCGCTGCCAGTCAGGGTGAGTTGACGGGTAAAGGCCGGCAGAGCGCCGGCCTCGGGAGTCACGTAATCTTCAATCACCGTTTCGCCCGCGGTGTACTTGAACACCGGTCGGCGGCCTTCCACGAGCCGATACCCCCGGAACCGCAGGCCCTTGGCGCGATCATCATCGTTGTTGCCCAGCTTCAACTCCGGCCACGGAGCCTTCTCATCAGGCAACACGGCAATCGCCTGCGCGCGCTTGAGCTTGATCAGGTAATGGCCGCTGGGCGGCTGGAATCCCTGCCCGCGCCCGTTCCAGTGCTTGGCGCCGTCCATAAACGCGCCGTGCCAGGTCATCACAATATTCAGCGCGTTGGCATCGAAACAAATGTTCACGTTTTCCGGATAGCCCACACCAATGCCGCGTGGGGAGGCGCCTTGAATGAAGTTGCGATACATCACCGCCTCATTGTTCTCCGGCACAATCGGGTTGCCGGTGGCGATGGCCGGCTTGTTGCCACCACCCTGCGGGGCGGTGTTGTGGGCCAGCTGCAGTTTCTTGATACCGGGCCCGGACATATCGAGCGAGAGATGTTCGCCGCCACCTTTCTCAAAATACTCAATGCGGATCAGATTCACACCGGCATCCAGCGTGGCCGTGCCGTTTTTGTTGACCACTCCGTGCACACCGTCGTTGACCACCACGGGCACGCCGTTGACCAACAACCGCGAACCGTCATCCGAACCGAGGTTGAAGGTGTATTTGCCTTTGGTCTTCACCTCGAGTTCGCCTTCGATTACCAACCCGAAATTATCCCGGGTCTCGGAAAGATTGGTATCGGCGATCCCGCTGTCCGCTTTGCCGGATTTCACCGGCTTCAGCTTCTCGAAATCAGGCAGGTTACTCCAAGACCCGTTGTAGACGCGGTACTGGAATTTCTTCAGCGCCCCCTTGGCCACAATGCCCGCACCGGCCGGAGCCGTTCCGTCACTGAGACTTTTCACATACGCAACGAGCGCCTTCATTTCCTCGTCATTCACCGCAGGCGGCGGCGGCATGGGTGCCGCGGCACTTTTCACCACCTTGGCAATCGGATTACGGATGGATTCAATGAAGTAGGCCTCATCGAACTTGGCCTTGGCATCCTTGCCGCCAAATCCGAGGGTGACCTCGCGTTCCTGCCCCCAGAAATTGCCTTCGAATTTCGGCGCTTTCATTGCCACGCCCGCGAGCGCCGGCGGCCCGCCATCCACCTGATGGCAGGTGAAACAAATCTTGGCCTGAAAAAGCGCTTTGCCTTGAGCAATTAAATCCGCATTCGCAGCCGAGATATTTCCGGTCAATGCCACGACCGCCAGCACGGGCAGTCCCCAACGAGAAACACATTGTGAGTTCATTTTTAAAATAGTCTGCGCACAGTGTGTCGGTGCACAGATTTTCGCGCAAGCACTCAGCGGTGGCGCGGAGCAATTAGGACTCCTCAATTTGAATCCGCATTCAAAAGCGGTGGCTCCTTTTTCCCGCGCAAGCAAAGCCAACGAATAAACCAAAAAGCTCCCAACGGTCCAAGCAACAACCCCAGCGCAATGACAAAAATTGTGGCAAGTATGGGGTGTATCATCGAATCCACCCATCCATCCAGCGCGAGATGAACGCCGCCCATAATTTTATTTTTGGCCAACGCCACCGCTTCCGATTCGGAAACCCCGTCGGCCTGAAATGACCCAATAACTTTCGCCGCTTCGGTGTCAGTGAGATTGCCCTTGAGTTGTTCATCCCAAATAAACTCGATTGCCTTTTCCGTAAACCAATTCTCGAAAAAGTTGCCATTGGTTTTTTGTTCCACCACCACCAACGCCCGTTCGCGCACGGCACGTTCTTTGGATTGAGCTTGGGAAGCGGTTTTGCGCAACAGAGTAATCGCCTGGCCAAGATCACGCTCCAGCAATGAAGTACCATTGGCATCGGTTGCCAAGCCCGCGAGCCGCCACACCATAATGGCGGAATAAGTATTCACGACCGCCTTTTCAAATACTTCCCCCTGGCGCGCACCTTGTTTGATGGCACGACCCCCACCCCAAATACCCAGCCATGAACTGGACCCCAAACTCAATGTCCCCACCATTAGCACCGGCCACAGCCAACGCACGTATTTGTAGCCGCCCCACGGAATATCCATCCAACCGCGGTCGCGCAGTGCGCGCCACAGGAAAACCCCCGCCGCCACGCCCACCACAAAGCCCAGCCCGCCCCACAGGGTACAATGCCAAACCGCCTTGAGCGCCAGCTCGCCAAAGCCTTTCACCGCGTCCCAAACCGAGTTAAGGGCTTGGTTTGCCAACGACGATTCTGCAGCTGTCGTCACGCCGACGACGCCTGCAATCAGCAAAAAAACAGCCCAATGACGAAACCGGTTCATCCCGCTTTTTGCCATCCCAAGCCGGTCAACACAAGAAACATATGTAAAACACACTAAAAACCCTCACAAAACAAGGTCTCTTCTGTAATTTAAGTTTTGTAGAAAAAAAATTTATAAAGTATATTGACAAATTCCAGAAAAACCATACTCTCTTTGCGCCCTAACTAAAACAGTTAGGCTAAAAACGTCTGAAAACTATACTAGACACAACCAAATACCTCATACTATGACAAACAAAAAATGGACCATGAATTCTCTGACCCGAGAAGATTGGGATTTCTCATGCTACAAAAACCTGCCGAGCTCCGCCATCAGCCGAATCTACTTATGGGAACTGGATCGCGAACTGGGCAGCGGCAAAGGCCCCTTTGCCAAAGATCCCGCCAATAAAAAATGGCTGGCTTCTTTGAGCAAGGGCAATGACTACACCGCATTGCCAAATGCCCCTGTGGTGTCCAGCAGCGGCACCACGCACAAAACCCGCGGCGGTGATGCCGTGGCAGCGAGTGGCGGCAATACGCTTCATGTTTTCCAAATCAACTGGAATTGCAGCCACGGCGAACTCGTGGAGGCATTCTCGGATTGGTTGGAATTTGGGCACGGCACGCCGTACATCACGTTCCCGACCAACACCCACGGGCGGCCGCGCCAGCAGTACGCTATGCTGGAAAAGGTGGCCATCCACCGCTTCCACAAAGTGGGCTACTCAGGCGGCCCGAAGTTTTTCCGGGAGAATAAAAAGGATGCTTTCCGACGGAACCTCAAACGCATCAACTGGACACTGGCGCAGCGCGAAATGAATCTCCATTTCAAGCATCGCACCAAGGAGTTGGCCCGGCTCAGCAAGGCAGCCGGCAAAAATTGGAAGAGCTTGCTCTACTAAACAACTAATCAAACAAACCCAACGCACACGTGCGATGAGTTTAAACCCCGCCCCTTTGGGCGGGGTTTTTTGTGGACTGGTCATTGAGCGATGCGCGTCACTTTCCTGCCCTCTTCATAAACTGATTCGCGGCGCTTGCCGCCTTGCGGGTAAAATAAAATCAGCGTGCCCGTGCCCTTTGACAATTCTGATGCCACAGTGCCTCCAAGCTTCCACGAAGTAGCCCGCACCAGCCGACCGCGCTGGAAAATGGCATCCACCATTCGTTCGCCGTTGGGGTACCACTCCACAAATCGACCGTTGATTTTGCCCTTCGAATAATCCGCCTCCATCAACGGCGCGCCACCGGTGTACCACGACCGAATGAGCCCGTGGCGTTGGCCATGAATCATGCGACCT from Limisphaerales bacterium encodes:
- a CDS encoding c-type cytochrome, with the protein product MNSQCVSRWGLPVLAVVALTGNISAANADLIAQGKALFQAKICFTCHQVDGGPPALAGVAMKAPKFEGNFWGQEREVTLGFGGKDAKAKFDEAYFIESIRNPIAKVVKSAAAPMPPPPAVNDEEMKALVAYVKSLSDGTAPAGAGIVAKGALKKFQYRVYNGSWSNLPDFEKLKPVKSGKADSGIADTNLSETRDNFGLVIEGELEVKTKGKYTFNLGSDDGSRLLVNGVPVVVNDGVHGVVNKNGTATLDAGVNLIRIEYFEKGGGEHLSLDMSGPGIKKLQLAHNTAPQGGGNKPAIATGNPIVPENNEAVMYRNFIQGASPRGIGVGYPENVNICFDANALNIVMTWHGAFMDGAKHWNGRGQGFQPPSGHYLIKLKRAQAIAVLPDEKAPWPELKLGNNDDDRAKGLRFRGYRLVEGRRPVFKYTAGETVIEDYVTPEAGALPAFTRQLTLTGSGKYYYLAAADGFIEKQGNSWKVGQNLKLTIDSPDAPILRDGANGKELLVPVIVDGKAILRAKYEWDLN